In Kaistella faecalis, a genomic segment contains:
- a CDS encoding sigma-70 family RNA polymerase sigma factor has translation MRQLKITKQVTNRETASLDKYLQEIGKVDLITADEEVDLAQKIRAGDRVALEKLIKANLRFVVSVSKQYQNQGLSLPDLINEGNLGLMKAAKRYDETRGFKFISYAVWWIRQSILQALAEQSRIVRLPLNKIGSINKINKAYAHLEQENERPPSPEELAEVLDMSEDDIKESMKNSGRHLSMDAPLVEGEDSNLYDVLRSGESPSPDKDLMLESLQIEIERALQTLTPREADLVRLYFGLNGKHPMTLEEIGETFDLTRERVRQIKEKAIKRLKHNTRSKILKSYLGK, from the coding sequence ATGAGACAATTAAAAATTACAAAGCAGGTTACCAACAGAGAAACTGCATCACTTGACAAGTATCTACAGGAAATTGGTAAAGTGGATTTGATTACCGCCGACGAAGAGGTAGATTTGGCACAGAAAATTCGTGCGGGAGACAGGGTTGCCCTGGAAAAACTTATTAAGGCAAACCTCCGTTTCGTAGTTTCCGTTTCTAAACAGTACCAAAATCAGGGACTTTCTTTGCCGGATTTGATTAACGAAGGTAACTTAGGTTTGATGAAAGCTGCAAAAAGATACGATGAAACCAGAGGTTTTAAATTTATTTCCTACGCAGTTTGGTGGATCCGTCAGTCGATTTTACAGGCATTGGCAGAACAGTCGAGAATTGTAAGATTACCTCTGAATAAGATTGGCTCGATCAATAAAATCAACAAAGCTTACGCACACCTCGAGCAGGAAAACGAAAGACCGCCTTCTCCCGAAGAACTTGCCGAAGTGCTAGACATGAGCGAAGACGACATCAAGGAATCAATGAAAAACTCCGGTCGTCATTTATCCATGGATGCGCCACTGGTAGAAGGTGAAGATTCTAACCTCTACGACGTTTTGCGTTCCGGTGAATCTCCAAGCCCTGATAAAGATCTTATGCTGGAATCACTCCAGATTGAAATCGAAAGAGCTTTGCAGACACTAACACCAAGAGAGGCAGATTTGGTTCGTTTATATTTCGGACTGAACGGTAAACACCCAATGACTTTGGAAGAAATCGGCGAAACTTTCGACCTGACCAGAGAAAGAGTCCGTCAGATTAAAGAAAAAGCCATTAAAAGATTGAAACACAACACCAGAAGCAAGATTTTGAAATCTTATTTGGGAAAATAA
- a CDS encoding RNA recognition motif domain-containing protein encodes MNIFVSNINYSTREESLQDLFSEFGEVSSAKIITDRETGRSRGFGFVEMSDEDGKNAIEALNGKELDGKELNVSEAKPREDKPRRSFDNNRGGGYGGGNRGGGYGGGNRGGSNW; translated from the coding sequence ATGAACATTTTTGTTTCAAACATCAATTACTCTACAAGAGAAGAGTCATTGCAAGACCTTTTTTCAGAATTTGGCGAAGTATCTTCTGCTAAAATTATTACAGACAGAGAAACCGGTAGATCTAGAGGATTCGGTTTCGTAGAAATGAGCGACGAAGACGGTAAAAACGCTATCGAAGCTTTAAACGGAAAAGAATTGGACGGTAAAGAACTTAACGTTTCTGAAGCTAAACCAAGAGAAGACAAACCAAGAAGAAGTTTCGACAATAACCGTGGTGGCGGTTACGGTGGAGGAAACCGTGGCGGTGGTTACGGTGGAGGAAATCGTGGCGGTTCAAACTGGTAA
- a CDS encoding T9SS type A sorting domain-containing protein — protein sequence MKKLSFLFLSLSSTMAFSQFISPGTGITYNLASLSAAAPAVLVNNGTAYQMTADITISNGDTLLMDEDTTLKIDGGKQLTIAGTYDTNAGNILVTATDPAVIFKGIRLESSATVTIKNTTFEYGGGIQALTGNFLMENSIVRYFKSGLVTGASLNFSTGNPIVRNSQFIENDLPAVASGANQSVALEFTGNYLYGNTKGNSNRPQINMGPSGTGITKILNNTIIGDRTLTKVGGVSVSTLLGVENHPQIEGNIIKDNRYGITVAGNNSSGSISNNVLTDNNTEPVPANGGSGISLSGSGSQVMAIKVEKNQIRGSLWGITVIGTAQADFGGGNLGSTGENVFFNNGNGGQIYALYNNTPHPLSATNNCWRENELSDDAMVESVIFHSVDDSTKGTVNYTPYLCGQPMSTNDANLLRSSIYPNPSNGNFVFETEYAGNIVISDMNGRIIYSAITVKGKNNISLKANTGVYMLQYHAQGKKQSNKLIIK from the coding sequence ATGAAAAAACTCTCTTTTCTTTTTTTATCTCTGTCCTCAACAATGGCATTTTCGCAATTTATAAGTCCGGGAACGGGAATAACCTATAACCTTGCGTCTCTTTCTGCGGCAGCTCCTGCTGTTTTGGTAAATAACGGAACTGCATACCAAATGACCGCAGACATTACTATCTCGAATGGCGATACCCTTCTGATGGATGAAGATACCACCCTGAAAATAGATGGTGGAAAACAACTTACCATTGCCGGAACTTATGATACCAATGCAGGGAATATTTTAGTTACCGCAACAGATCCTGCAGTAATCTTTAAAGGAATACGTCTGGAATCTTCAGCGACCGTAACCATAAAAAACACGACATTTGAATATGGCGGCGGTATACAGGCTTTAACTGGAAATTTTTTAATGGAAAATTCCATTGTTAGATATTTTAAATCTGGTCTTGTTACGGGAGCGTCCCTTAATTTCTCTACCGGAAACCCAATTGTTAGAAATTCCCAGTTCATCGAGAATGATCTTCCTGCCGTTGCTTCAGGTGCAAACCAATCTGTAGCATTAGAATTCACCGGAAACTATCTTTACGGTAATACCAAAGGGAATTCTAACCGACCGCAGATCAATATGGGACCAAGTGGTACCGGTATTACAAAAATCTTAAATAATACCATCATTGGCGACCGAACACTCACAAAAGTTGGAGGCGTTTCTGTCTCAACTTTATTAGGAGTTGAAAATCATCCTCAGATTGAAGGCAATATTATTAAAGACAACCGTTACGGAATTACCGTTGCAGGAAACAATTCCTCCGGATCCATTTCAAATAATGTTTTAACAGACAATAATACAGAGCCGGTGCCGGCAAACGGGGGAAGCGGAATATCATTATCGGGAAGCGGAAGCCAGGTGATGGCTATTAAGGTAGAAAAAAATCAGATCCGTGGTAGCCTTTGGGGAATCACGGTAATTGGAACCGCTCAGGCTGATTTTGGAGGTGGAAACTTGGGAAGTACCGGTGAAAATGTTTTCTTTAATAATGGAAACGGAGGTCAGATTTATGCACTTTATAATAATACACCGCATCCTCTGAGCGCAACCAACAACTGCTGGAGAGAAAATGAATTGTCAGATGATGCAATGGTTGAAAGTGTAATTTTCCACAGTGTAGACGATTCAACCAAAGGGACTGTAAATTATACTCCATATCTTTGTGGGCAGCCGATGTCTACAAATGATGCAAATCTCTTAAGAAGCAGCATCTACCCTAACCCAAGCAACGGAAACTTTGTATTCGAAACTGAATATGCAGGAAACATCGTGATTTCTGATATGAACGGCAGAATCATTTATTCCGCAATCACTGTCAAAGGAAAAAATAACATTTCACTGAAAGCAAATACTGGAGTTTATATGCTGCAGTATCATGCTCAGGGTAAAAAACAATCTAATAAATTAATTATTAAATAA
- the pncA gene encoding bifunctional nicotinamidase/pyrazinamidase — protein sequence MKKALIIVDVQNDFCEGGALEVPGANEIIPYINLLMEENQYDQIVLTQDWHPADHKSFASTNGKKVGETIILNGIPQFMWPDHCVQGTFGAEFHKDLNRDKVTHVIQKGKNTDVDSYSGFQDNNHFVKTGLDDFLQYHDIKLVEIVGLALDYCVKFTCLDAAQLGYVTCLHFNGTRAVNVKPENGRDAIFEMLQNTVTVLG from the coding sequence ATGAAGAAAGCCCTTATTATAGTAGATGTTCAGAATGATTTCTGTGAAGGCGGTGCATTAGAAGTTCCCGGAGCCAACGAAATAATTCCTTATATTAACCTTTTAATGGAGGAAAACCAGTACGATCAAATCGTGCTTACCCAGGACTGGCATCCCGCAGATCACAAAAGTTTTGCTTCCACTAACGGAAAAAAAGTAGGTGAAACCATTATTCTCAACGGAATTCCTCAGTTTATGTGGCCCGATCACTGTGTTCAGGGAACTTTCGGTGCAGAATTTCATAAGGACCTGAACCGCGATAAAGTTACCCACGTCATTCAGAAAGGCAAAAACACCGATGTCGACAGCTACAGCGGATTTCAGGATAACAATCATTTTGTGAAAACTGGTTTAGACGATTTTCTACAATACCATGACATTAAATTGGTAGAAATTGTAGGTTTAGCTCTGGATTACTGCGTGAAATTTACCTGTCTTGACGCCGCTCAATTGGGTTATGTAACCTGTCTGCATTTCAACGGAACCCGCGCTGTGAACGTGAAACCGGAAAACGGAAGAGATGCAATTTTCGAAATGCTACAAAATACGGTAACGGTTTTGGGATAA
- a CDS encoding Crp/Fnr family transcriptional regulator, protein MENIESYLSEILEIPKEAVTACSNFYSPKKVLKNEFLLRDGDICNGTYFVEKGLLRMYSIDKNGKEHIIQFAPEKWLISDRSSLYFNEKSKYYIEAVEESEILLLNADFFTSINLEFPNTAENNDLLLQKHIRNLQNRVNSLLSDTAEERYMSFIKMYPDILLRVPQWMVASYLGITPESLSRVRKELARKNFQTS, encoded by the coding sequence ATGGAAAATATAGAGAGCTATTTATCGGAAATTCTGGAGATTCCAAAAGAAGCCGTAACCGCATGCAGTAACTTTTATTCCCCTAAAAAGGTTTTGAAAAATGAGTTTCTTCTTCGTGACGGCGATATCTGCAACGGAACTTATTTCGTGGAAAAAGGTTTGCTCAGGATGTATTCTATTGATAAAAACGGTAAAGAACATATTATTCAGTTTGCGCCGGAGAAGTGGCTGATTTCTGACAGAAGTTCGCTTTATTTCAACGAGAAATCGAAATATTATATTGAAGCCGTCGAGGAATCTGAAATTTTGTTGCTTAATGCAGATTTCTTCACCAGCATTAATTTAGAATTTCCTAATACTGCCGAGAATAATGATCTTCTTCTTCAGAAACATATCCGAAATCTTCAGAATCGTGTAAATTCTTTATTAAGCGATACTGCGGAAGAAAGATATATGAGTTTTATCAAAATGTATCCGGATATTCTGCTTCGGGTACCGCAATGGATGGTAGCTTCTTACCTGGGTATTACTCCGGAAAGTTTAAGCCGCGTGCGGAAGGAACTGGCGAGAAAAAATTTCCAGACTTCATAA
- a CDS encoding DUF4153 domain-containing protein produces the protein MLKKIRDISGKTGEIIREYPMVLLMSFLGAVSWMCFAHTDFNSHPNFFVFIKFAIVSCLGISVMFALNMLSQRIGKRFLLEMGGVIFLVFFYLILPENEKYFTERYAFLIVPTFILSHLLVSFTAFFGKGKELNFWQFNKNLFINLFLTAVFTGVLTGGVELAILAVDKLFDFNFNQRYYLETFYFLAIFGSTFIFLLFNEKGLLQLEKDGTYPVILKFFTQYILIPLLLLYAVILYFYSAKILINWELPRGWVSYLILAYSVVGILALLLVHPLKKELSASWVRIFSKIFYFTVIPLLALLFTAIFTRILEYGYTEPRYFVLLIALWLTSVVLYFIVAKKATIKFIPISLFSFGLFSLVFPYLNTFSVSKRSQKSELREVIIQNKLLENGKINFSKKVSDTVADEIASKFDFLVKRDEKDFLLQLIPRKDQKLIIKSLEKRDFYGVQSQIRSAFSNVDKTKKSFRGENFELVSENRLRSVQGYDFFTRAANFPSEQGLTINTDILRVYSQQRNGELLILTLNNKEKWDATPAIKQLLRKYDQCTGRLLVPEIALEKDLGNYHLKIIFDNLIRENSVTENIYFGEAYILIRRR, from the coding sequence ATGCTTAAAAAAATACGCGACATATCGGGCAAAACAGGCGAAATCATTCGGGAATACCCAATGGTATTGCTGATGTCTTTTTTAGGTGCAGTTTCCTGGATGTGTTTTGCTCACACCGACTTCAATTCGCATCCTAATTTCTTTGTTTTTATAAAGTTCGCAATTGTTTCGTGTTTAGGAATTTCGGTGATGTTTGCATTAAATATGCTTTCACAGCGTATTGGTAAAAGATTTCTTCTGGAAATGGGAGGCGTTATTTTTTTGGTCTTTTTCTACCTAATTTTACCGGAGAATGAAAAATACTTTACAGAACGTTATGCTTTTTTAATCGTTCCAACTTTTATACTTTCGCATCTTTTAGTTTCGTTTACTGCATTTTTCGGAAAAGGAAAAGAACTGAATTTCTGGCAGTTTAATAAGAATTTATTCATCAATTTATTTCTCACCGCAGTATTTACAGGCGTTCTAACGGGCGGTGTTGAACTGGCAATTTTAGCGGTAGACAAACTGTTTGATTTTAATTTTAATCAACGCTATTATCTGGAGACCTTTTATTTCCTTGCGATTTTCGGAAGTACTTTCATTTTTTTACTTTTTAATGAAAAAGGGCTTTTGCAACTGGAAAAAGACGGAACTTATCCTGTAATCCTGAAGTTTTTCACTCAATACATCCTGATTCCGCTTCTACTATTATATGCCGTGATTCTTTACTTTTACTCTGCGAAAATCCTCATCAACTGGGAACTTCCGCGGGGCTGGGTTTCGTATCTCATACTCGCATATTCTGTGGTCGGAATTTTAGCACTTCTGCTTGTTCATCCTTTAAAAAAAGAATTATCAGCATCATGGGTAAGAATTTTTTCTAAGATTTTTTATTTTACAGTGATACCGCTGTTGGCATTACTGTTTACCGCAATTTTCACCAGAATTTTAGAGTACGGCTATACTGAACCCAGATATTTTGTTTTGCTCATCGCATTATGGCTCACAAGCGTTGTACTCTATTTTATTGTTGCAAAGAAAGCTACCATTAAATTTATCCCGATAAGTTTATTTTCATTTGGCTTATTTTCTTTGGTTTTTCCTTATCTGAATACTTTTTCTGTGTCAAAAAGAAGTCAGAAATCCGAACTTCGAGAAGTGATAATTCAAAATAAGCTCCTTGAAAACGGAAAAATTAATTTCAGTAAAAAAGTATCAGACACAGTTGCAGATGAAATTGCGAGTAAATTTGATTTTTTGGTGAAACGCGATGAGAAAGACTTTCTTCTGCAACTGATACCGCGGAAAGACCAGAAACTCATTATAAAAAGTCTGGAAAAAAGAGATTTTTATGGCGTGCAAAGCCAGATCAGGTCAGCTTTCTCAAATGTAGATAAAACTAAAAAATCATTCCGGGGAGAAAACTTTGAACTTGTAAGCGAAAACCGCTTGAGGTCTGTCCAGGGTTATGATTTCTTTACGAGAGCGGCGAATTTTCCGAGTGAACAAGGGTTGACCATAAACACAGACATTCTCCGGGTTTACAGCCAGCAACGCAATGGAGAACTATTGATTCTTACGCTGAATAATAAAGAAAAGTGGGATGCAACCCCCGCCATTAAACAGCTTCTTCGTAAATATGACCAATGCACCGGTCGTCTTTTGGTTCCCGAGATTGCACTGGAAAAAGATCTGGGAAATTACCATCTCAAAATTATCTTTGATAATCTGATCCGGGAAAATTCAGTGACTGAAAATATTTATTTCGGCGAAGCTTATATTTTGATTCGACGGAGATAA
- the ytxJ gene encoding bacillithiol system redox-active protein YtxJ, which yields MSIFNKIFCGSAEEKQSPEFWNHINSEADLEKAVEESHNKKVAIFKHSTRCFISKTVLKNFEKEVAESDKDVSFYFLDLLAHRDLSNKIADDLGVQHQSPQLIVLENGNAVKNASHQSISLSLT from the coding sequence ATGAGCATATTTAATAAAATATTTTGCGGTTCTGCCGAAGAAAAACAATCGCCGGAATTCTGGAATCACATCAATTCCGAAGCAGATTTAGAGAAAGCAGTGGAGGAGTCGCACAATAAAAAGGTCGCAATATTTAAGCATTCTACAAGATGTTTCATCAGCAAAACGGTTCTGAAGAATTTTGAAAAAGAAGTTGCAGAGTCCGACAAAGATGTTTCATTTTATTTTCTTGACCTTTTGGCGCACCGAGATCTGTCGAATAAAATTGCTGACGATTTGGGTGTTCAGCATCAGAGTCCACAGCTGATTGTTCTGGAAAATGGAAACGCGGTAAAAAACGCGTCGCACCAAAGTATTTCTTTATCTTTAACTTAG
- a CDS encoding DUF6157 family protein codes for MKIHTTNYKNTFIEIAEDCPVSSGQIPPTKRNLTLANIQYEMVAENPYQFTSDDVMFECYAQKNDITENERAEGRKDFFSKGQACFRSSALLKRYGFGIHHNEEGKVAIYPAGSEEYERLVNDDSVAKVKAMRNKRK; via the coding sequence ATGAAAATCCACACTACAAATTATAAAAATACCTTTATTGAAATCGCTGAAGACTGCCCTGTTTCCAGCGGCCAAATTCCACCAACAAAAAGAAACCTCACTCTTGCGAATATTCAGTATGAAATGGTTGCTGAAAATCCTTACCAATTCACCTCAGATGATGTAATGTTCGAATGCTATGCTCAAAAAAATGATATTACTGAAAACGAAAGAGCAGAAGGCCGGAAAGATTTCTTTTCAAAAGGTCAGGCATGTTTTCGCTCTTCAGCACTTTTAAAAAGATACGGCTTCGGAATTCACCACAATGAGGAAGGTAAAGTTGCCATCTATCCCGCAGGAAGCGAGGAATATGAAAGACTGGTGAATGATGACTCTGTTGCCAAGGTCAAAGCAATGCGAAACAAAAGAAAATAA
- a CDS encoding BlaI/MecI/CopY family transcriptional regulator gives MKINTLTHSEELLMNILWKLNSAYMKEVMEAYPEPKPHQNTVSTFMKILVEKEFLITEKEGRIFKYSVAIPYDDYRKFVLRNFAENYFNNSVPELVKTLLDEQLLTNNELNIIAGITRSEAKDESPISDFINEITSNKKEKKKGKKKDKKKKK, from the coding sequence ATGAAAATAAATACGCTAACCCATTCGGAAGAGCTCTTGATGAATATTTTGTGGAAACTGAATTCCGCTTACATGAAAGAAGTCATGGAAGCATATCCGGAACCGAAACCACATCAGAATACGGTTTCTACTTTCATGAAAATTCTTGTTGAAAAGGAATTTTTAATCACCGAAAAAGAAGGCAGAATCTTTAAATATTCCGTGGCGATTCCCTATGATGATTACCGCAAATTTGTGCTCAGGAATTTTGCCGAAAACTATTTCAATAATTCTGTTCCGGAGCTCGTAAAAACCCTTCTTGATGAGCAACTCCTTACAAACAATGAATTGAACATTATCGCCGGAATCACCCGTTCTGAGGCGAAAGATGAAAGTCCGATAAGCGATTTTATCAACGAAATTACTTCAAACAAAAAGGAGAAGAAAAAAGGAAAAAAGAAGGACAAGAAGAAGAAAAAATAA
- a CDS encoding aldo/keto reductase: MKFSNIIIGTMRWGVWGADHSAKGVQELVETSLEEGFSTFDHADLYGNYTTEKLFGDAFSEMKIKREEVQFISKCGIQMPCENRSYGIKSYNYSRDHILKSVDQSLENLQTDYLDLLLLHRPSPLMNPEEIAESFAILREQKKVRHFGVSNFSVSQYELINDAFPLITNQVEISVNKVDAFYNGTLDQLMLKKLRPMAWSVMGDYFTEKSAQNIRLKTVIKDLCIKYETEENQLLLAFLFAHPARIIPVIGTSKSKTIKEFRGSLTIEMEAEDWFRILEASQGREVD, translated from the coding sequence ATGAAGTTTTCAAACATTATTATTGGTACGATGCGTTGGGGAGTTTGGGGCGCTGATCATTCTGCGAAAGGAGTTCAGGAATTAGTTGAAACTTCTCTCGAAGAAGGATTTTCAACTTTCGATCATGCTGATCTTTACGGAAACTATACCACTGAGAAGCTTTTCGGTGATGCTTTCTCCGAAATGAAAATCAAAAGGGAAGAAGTACAGTTCATTTCCAAATGCGGAATACAGATGCCTTGTGAGAACAGAAGCTACGGAATTAAATCCTACAATTATTCCCGCGATCATATTTTAAAATCTGTCGATCAAAGCCTCGAAAATCTGCAAACCGATTATCTTGACCTTCTGTTGCTTCACCGACCTTCACCCTTGATGAATCCTGAAGAAATTGCAGAAAGTTTTGCAATTTTGCGGGAACAGAAAAAGGTAAGACATTTTGGAGTTTCCAATTTTTCAGTTTCGCAATATGAGCTTATTAATGATGCATTTCCGTTAATTACCAATCAGGTTGAAATCTCTGTAAATAAAGTTGATGCTTTTTACAACGGAACTCTCGATCAGTTAATGCTTAAAAAACTGCGACCTATGGCGTGGTCGGTCATGGGAGATTATTTTACAGAAAAATCTGCTCAGAATATCAGATTAAAGACGGTCATTAAGGATCTCTGTATAAAATATGAAACGGAAGAAAATCAGCTTCTTTTAGCCTTTTTGTTTGCTCATCCTGCCCGAATTATTCCCGTAATAGGAACGTCTAAGTCTAAGACAATCAAAGAATTCAGAGGAAGTTTAACAATAGAAATGGAAGCTGAAGACTGGTTCAGAATTCTGGAGGCTTCACAAGGAAGAGAGGTGGATTAA
- a CDS encoding DUF1569 domain-containing protein, which produces MGVKKSLNNPRDLREIKARIHSLSEESEPKWGKMNAAQMLRHCDRILGVGFGKIVLPKINIIIKSVGIITKIEMRTFNNGIPPNMPTFKEVNIKENCNFEKSREELLVSLDEFTERSAKNNLLAEHALFGKMTKEDWGFMEYKHLDHHLKQFEV; this is translated from the coding sequence ATGGGAGTGAAAAAATCGCTGAACAATCCACGCGATTTACGGGAAATTAAGGCGCGAATTCACAGTCTTTCAGAAGAGTCTGAACCAAAATGGGGAAAAATGAATGCGGCGCAAATGTTACGGCATTGCGACAGGATTCTCGGGGTAGGATTTGGTAAAATTGTTCTACCTAAGATCAATATTATAATAAAATCAGTTGGTATTATAACGAAGATCGAAATGAGAACTTTCAATAATGGAATTCCGCCGAATATGCCCACCTTTAAAGAAGTCAATATAAAAGAAAATTGTAATTTTGAAAAGTCCCGCGAAGAATTGCTGGTATCACTTGATGAATTTACAGAAAGATCAGCAAAAAATAATCTGCTCGCTGAGCATGCGCTTTTCGGGAAAATGACTAAAGAGGATTGGGGATTTATGGAGTATAAACACCTTGATCATCACTTAAAACAGTTTGAAGTATGA